The proteins below are encoded in one region of Paenibacillus sp. YYML68:
- a CDS encoding LamB/YcsF family protein, with amino-acid sequence MANLSLRVDLNADMGESFGVYRLGADEELVQHITSANIACGYHAGDPSVMRRTVKLCLEAGVGIGAHPGLPDLSGFGRRMMQVSPEEVYDLMLYQIGALQAIARAEGGSVRHVKPHGALYNMAAVQPPLADAIAEAVLRLDPTLMLFGLAGSELIRAAERKGLRAVPEAFADRTYTPEGTLTPRGESGALLHDPEQAAAQVLSIVRDGLTISKSGSPVSLQAETFCIHGDGPGAAQLAAALKLSLIQHGVEVKPVT; translated from the coding sequence ATGGCTAACCTATCGCTTCGAGTGGATTTGAACGCCGATATGGGCGAAAGCTTCGGCGTATATCGGCTAGGCGCTGACGAGGAGCTTGTCCAGCATATTACGTCTGCGAATATTGCATGCGGCTACCATGCAGGTGATCCGTCGGTGATGAGGCGGACGGTCAAGCTTTGTCTGGAGGCAGGGGTAGGGATCGGTGCGCATCCGGGTCTTCCCGACTTGAGCGGCTTCGGCCGACGCATGATGCAGGTCAGCCCGGAGGAGGTATACGACCTGATGCTGTATCAGATCGGAGCGCTGCAGGCGATCGCACGTGCCGAAGGGGGGAGCGTTCGGCATGTGAAGCCGCACGGCGCGCTATACAATATGGCTGCTGTGCAGCCTCCGCTTGCCGATGCGATCGCGGAGGCGGTGCTGCGGCTCGATCCAACGCTAATGCTGTTCGGTCTCGCCGGTAGCGAGCTTATTCGTGCTGCGGAGCGCAAGGGGCTGCGTGCTGTTCCGGAAGCGTTCGCGGACCGGACTTATACGCCAGAGGGGACGTTGACGCCGCGAGGTGAGAGCGGGGCTCTGCTTCACGACCCGGAGCAGGCGGCCGCGCAGGTACTGTCCATTGTGCGCGATGGCCTCACGATCTCGAAATCCGGCTCGCCGGTGTCCTTGCAGGCCGAGACCTTCTGCATCCACGGCGACGGTCCCGGCGCTGCCCAGCTTGCCGCCGCTCTGAAGCTGAGCCTCATCCAACACGGCGTTGAAGTAAAGCCCGTCACCTGA
- a CDS encoding gamma-glutamylcyclotransferase, whose translation MIPVFVYGTLLTGESNHHVVASYVRSVRPGVVHGSLYDVGAYPALVQEHSASGRMVEGEWLLVEDAGLIAMDELEEYYGPGQSNDYERVWIRDAADESLEGWVYVWASSRGCPLIDKRSWREHCSSRSRQ comes from the coding sequence ATGATTCCGGTGTTCGTCTATGGTACGCTGCTGACGGGCGAATCCAATCATCACGTGGTCGCTTCATATGTGAGATCAGTCAGGCCGGGAGTCGTTCACGGGAGCCTATATGATGTGGGAGCTTACCCGGCGCTGGTGCAGGAACATAGCGCGAGCGGAAGGATGGTCGAGGGAGAATGGCTCCTAGTGGAGGATGCAGGGCTGATCGCGATGGACGAGCTCGAGGAATATTACGGTCCAGGCCAGTCTAACGATTATGAGCGAGTATGGATACGCGATGCTGCAGACGAGAGTCTGGAGGGCTGGGTGTACGTATGGGCGAGCAGCAGAGGCTGTCCGCTCATCGACAAGCGTTCCTGGAGAGAGCACTGCAGCAGCAGGAGCCGACAATAA
- the tnpA gene encoding IS200/IS605 family transposase: protein MSRDVYSTNNVVFDCKYHVVFCPKYRRKVLVSPIDERLKELFLLKANELQAEIVHMDIMPDHVHVLIRCDPQFGIHKVVKHLKGYTSRMLRQEFKQLTSRLPSLWTNSYFVATVGSVSLETVQRYIEEQKDR from the coding sequence GTGTCAAGAGACGTATATAGCACTAACAATGTGGTGTTCGATTGCAAATACCATGTCGTATTCTGCCCGAAGTATCGGCGTAAGGTGCTTGTATCTCCAATCGACGAACGACTGAAAGAGTTGTTCCTGCTGAAAGCTAACGAACTTCAAGCGGAAATCGTCCATATGGATATCATGCCTGACCATGTGCATGTGCTGATTAGGTGCGATCCGCAGTTCGGCATTCACAAAGTTGTGAAGCATCTGAAAGGGTATACGTCGCGTATGTTGCGCCAAGAGTTCAAGCAGCTTACATCTCGGCTTCCGTCGCTGTGGACCAATAGCTATTTCGTCGCTACGGTTGGAAGCGTGTCGCTTGAAACGGTACAGCGATATATTGAAGAACAGAAGGATCGTTGA
- a CDS encoding sulfite exporter TauE/SafE family protein — protein sequence MELGIVLMGALVGLLVGLTGVGGAALLTPLLVFLGIQPTVAVATDLFYNAVTKLFGSIQHVRQKTVNMTLVKHMAWGSIPSAIVAVLLLKFVPSLHAYQDTIIKHALGFVLVIVALLSIIKVWFIPSEPTALQDKPLHEKRALSIMIGVLLGFVVGLTSIGSGSLFALAMMFFYRLKAAELVGTDIVHAFLLVSAAGLLHAGFGNIHYMLAINLLIGSVPGVLLGSSLSAKVPAKPLRTVMAIIILISGIKLM from the coding sequence ATGGAATTGGGTATTGTGCTCATGGGGGCGCTGGTCGGCCTGCTTGTCGGTCTGACCGGTGTAGGCGGAGCCGCCCTGTTAACCCCGCTGCTCGTGTTTCTAGGCATTCAGCCTACTGTCGCTGTCGCTACAGATCTGTTCTATAATGCGGTGACGAAGCTATTCGGCAGCATCCAGCACGTTCGGCAGAAGACGGTCAACATGACGCTTGTGAAGCACATGGCCTGGGGCAGCATCCCGAGTGCGATCGTCGCCGTACTGCTGCTGAAGTTCGTGCCGTCGCTGCATGCGTATCAAGATACGATCATTAAGCACGCGCTCGGCTTCGTCCTGGTCATCGTCGCCTTGCTGAGCATCATTAAGGTATGGTTCATCCCGAGTGAGCCGACGGCGCTTCAGGATAAGCCGCTTCATGAGAAACGAGCCTTATCGATCATGATCGGCGTTCTCCTCGGCTTCGTAGTCGGCTTGACCTCGATCGGCTCCGGCTCCTTATTCGCTCTGGCCATGATGTTCTTCTACCGACTTAAGGCAGCGGAGCTTGTCGGCACCGACATCGTACACGCGTTCCTGCTCGTATCGGCTGCAGGCCTGCTGCATGCTGGTTTCGGCAACATCCATTACATGCTGGCGATCAACTTACTGATCGGCTCCGTGCCCGGCGTCCTCCTCGGCAGCAGCCTATCCGCGAAGGTACCCGCCAAGCCGCTGAGAACGGTCATGGCGATCATTATTTTGATCAGCGGCATCAAGCTGATGTAG
- a CDS encoding N-acetylmuramoyl-L-alanine amidase, translating to MLSAEDANKIIRFLSAAYFCTESEEARKEFNRLANELRKASGQQVQ from the coding sequence ATGCTGAGTGCTGAAGACGCCAACAAGATCATCCGCTTCTTATCCGCCGCTTACTTCTGTACGGAATCCGAGGAAGCGCGCAAGGAATTTAACCGGCTCGCCAATGAACTGCGTAAAGCGTCCGGTCAGCAGGTGCAATAG
- a CDS encoding response regulator transcription factor, with protein MESYQILLADDEAALRFLLTETLAEEGYHIVEAADGKEAIKLLDQTKYDLVILDYMMPEKTGIEVCEWLRASSELNRDVPVVLLTAKAQEKDKERAIQAGVTRYIVKPFSPMLLLDVVQELIEASDTI; from the coding sequence ATGGAATCGTATCAAATTTTATTGGCGGACGATGAGGCCGCATTGCGATTTTTGCTAACCGAAACGCTAGCGGAGGAAGGGTATCACATCGTAGAGGCTGCTGATGGTAAGGAAGCGATCAAGCTGCTAGATCAGACGAAGTATGATCTGGTGATCTTAGATTATATGATGCCGGAGAAGACAGGGATCGAGGTGTGCGAGTGGCTGAGAGCGAGCTCGGAGCTGAATCGCGATGTTCCTGTGGTGCTGCTCACAGCCAAGGCGCAGGAGAAGGATAAGGAAAGAGCGATTCAAGCGGGCGTAACCCGTTACATCGTGAAGCCATTCAGTCCGATGCTGCTTCTCGATGTCGTGCAAGAATTGATTGAAGCATCTGACACGATATAG
- a CDS encoding RNA-guided endonuclease InsQ/TnpB family protein, with amino-acid sequence MHEHVANQRKDYAHKLSRNLVSRFGLIAFEDLNTVGMVKNHNLAKSIVDAGWHQLVQFTKYKAESAGRVVKQVDPRNTSQICSNCGEVVKKELKERTHHCPHCGFVADRDVNAAINILQRATA; translated from the coding sequence CTGCATGAACATGTTGCCAATCAGCGCAAGGATTACGCGCATAAGCTGTCTCGTAATCTCGTAAGCCGCTTCGGCTTGATCGCTTTCGAAGATTTAAATACGGTTGGTATGGTCAAGAATCACAACCTCGCAAAGTCGATCGTAGACGCTGGCTGGCATCAGCTCGTACAATTCACGAAATACAAGGCTGAGAGTGCCGGTAGAGTCGTGAAACAAGTCGATCCACGAAATACGTCACAGATATGCTCGAATTGCGGTGAAGTCGTCAAAAAAGAACTGAAGGAACGCACGCACCACTGTCCGCATTGCGGTTTCGTTGCAGACCGAGACGTGAACGCGGCTATCAATATTTTGCAAAGAGCAACAGCCTAA
- a CDS encoding helix-turn-helix domain-containing protein — MRITYKYRLYPSREQRKAIHFTIERCRLLYNRLLDERIHAYSLDCMNMLPISARITRISCLVIS, encoded by the coding sequence ATGCGAATAACGTACAAATACCGACTGTATCCAAGCCGCGAACAGCGCAAGGCGATTCACTTCACTATAGAGCGTTGCCGCCTGCTGTATAACCGTTTGCTGGACGAACGTATTCACGCCTACTCGCTCGACTGCATGAACATGTTGCCAATCAGCGCAAGGATTACGCGCATAAGCTGTCTCGTAATCTCGTAA